The following proteins are co-located in the Halarcobacter sp. genome:
- the eno gene encoding phosphopyruvate hydratase has product MVFIDNVYADEVLDSRGNPTVRATVILSDGTKASAIVPSGASTGKREALELRDGDDRFLGKGVLKAVENVNTTIADELLGLSPYNQAEIDATMKDIDGTQNYSNLGANAVLGVSMAVARAAATSLDIPLYRYLGGANAMTMPVPMFNIINGGEHANNSVDFQEYMVMPVGFENFNDGLRAVSEIYQNLKKVIDGMGESTAVGDEGGFAPNLKSNEEPIQVILEAVEKAGYKAGEQIAIALDVAASELTTEDGKYELKGEGRVLTSEELVSYYEDLCTKYPIVSIEDGLSEDDWDGWKILTDRLGSKVQLVGDDLFVTNANILNEGIQKGIGNSILIKPNQIGSVSETMLTIRLAQRNNYNCVMSHRSGESEDAFIADFAVALNCGQIKTGSTARSDRIAKYNRLLEIGAEIGYAEYLGKQPFSK; this is encoded by the coding sequence ATGGTATTTATTGATAATGTTTACGCGGATGAAGTATTAGATTCAAGAGGTAATCCAACAGTTAGAGCAACTGTTATATTAAGTGATGGTACAAAAGCGAGTGCTATAGTTCCTAGTGGAGCAAGTACTGGTAAAAGAGAAGCTTTAGAATTAAGAGATGGTGATGATAGATTTTTAGGTAAAGGTGTTCTAAAAGCTGTTGAAAATGTTAACACAACTATTGCAGATGAATTATTAGGTTTAAGTCCATACAATCAAGCAGAGATTGATGCGACTATGAAAGATATTGATGGTACACAAAATTATTCAAATTTAGGTGCTAATGCAGTTTTAGGTGTATCTATGGCAGTTGCACGTGCCGCTGCTACATCTTTAGATATTCCATTATATAGATATTTAGGTGGAGCGAATGCTATGACTATGCCTGTTCCTATGTTTAATATTATTAATGGTGGAGAGCATGCAAATAACTCTGTTGATTTCCAAGAATATATGGTTATGCCAGTTGGATTTGAAAACTTCAATGATGGATTAAGAGCTGTTTCTGAGATTTATCAAAATCTAAAAAAAGTTATTGATGGTATGGGTGAATCTACAGCAGTTGGTGATGAGGGTGGATTTGCTCCAAACTTAAAATCAAACGAAGAACCTATCCAAGTTATTTTAGAAGCTGTTGAAAAAGCTGGATATAAAGCTGGTGAGCAAATTGCAATTGCACTTGATGTTGCAGCATCAGAACTTACAACTGAAGATGGTAAATATGAACTTAAAGGTGAAGGTAGAGTTTTAACTTCTGAAGAACTTGTTTCTTATTATGAAGATTTATGTACTAAATACCCTATTGTTTCTATTGAAGATGGTCTTTCAGAAGATGATTGGGATGGATGGAAAATTTTAACTGATAGACTTGGTTCAAAAGTTCAATTAGTTGGTGATGATTTATTTGTTACAAATGCAAATATCTTAAATGAAGGAATTCAAAAAGGTATTGGAAACTCGATTTTAATTAAACCAAACCAAATTGGATCAGTTAGTGAAACTATGCTTACAATTAGACTTGCACAAAGAAACAACTACAACTGCGTAATGTCTCACAGATCAGGTGAATCTGAAGATGCATTTATTGCAGACTTTGCTGTTGCATTAAACTGCGGTCAAATCAAAACTGGTTCAACAGCTAGAAGTGATAGAATCGCAAAATACAACAGACTTTTAGAGATTGGTGCAGAGATTGGTTATGCTGAATATTTAGGGAAACAACCTTTTTCTAAATAA
- a CDS encoding septum formation initiator family protein → MKEKKHTIKKFSLLAIFSIAVTIFLGYHVSNILFGDNSLEVYSSLKHKKAYLKSEIKRLQEENAYLQKEYFELKNLEPEE, encoded by the coding sequence ATGAAAGAAAAAAAGCATACAATTAAGAAATTCTCGTTATTAGCAATATTTTCTATTGCTGTAACGATTTTTCTTGGTTATCATGTTTCTAATATTCTTTTTGGAGATAATTCTTTAGAGGTATATAGTTCTCTAAAGCACAAAAAAGCATATCTTAAAAGTGAAATAAAAAGATTGCAAGAGGAAAATGCTTATCTTCAAAAAGAGTATTTTGAACTTAAAAATTTGGAGCCTGAAGAATGA
- a CDS encoding AMIN domain-containing protein produces MKNLFTLLLVLSVSLIARENPFEATNAYEEEAARIIEMNEVEEDYAVEFQQEQQYVNEMYEKMNKPEEEKPKVPALTEEKVQKMIKKAQKETEKKAKNIAKEVIVEQPKQVEQVVYVKPRLDVVNEKQLLPFVKIEYDNDRIDIFSKYSVSKKITLPGEKKVVLDFNAKENFYTVRDELKSTNFPKIAVGNHKDENFFRIVIELASTPDDYEVTYDNEKVSVIKLYE; encoded by the coding sequence ATGAAAAACTTATTTACACTACTATTAGTACTATCTGTTAGCTTAATTGCTAGAGAAAATCCTTTTGAAGCAACAAATGCTTATGAAGAAGAAGCAGCAAGAATTATTGAGATGAACGAAGTTGAAGAGGATTATGCAGTAGAGTTTCAACAAGAGCAACAATACGTAAATGAGATGTACGAGAAAATGAATAAGCCTGAAGAGGAGAAACCTAAAGTACCTGCTTTAACAGAAGAAAAAGTACAAAAAATGATTAAAAAGGCACAAAAAGAGACTGAAAAGAAAGCAAAAAATATTGCTAAAGAGGTTATTGTCGAACAACCAAAACAAGTTGAACAAGTGGTTTATGTAAAACCAAGACTTGATGTTGTAAATGAAAAACAACTTCTTCCTTTTGTAAAAATTGAATATGATAATGATAGAATTGATATTTTTTCAAAATACTCTGTTAGCAAAAAAATAACTCTTCCAGGTGAGAAAAAAGTTGTTCTTGATTTTAATGCAAAAGAAAATTTCTATACAGTAAGAGATGAATTAAAATCTACAAATTTTCCTAAAATAGCTGTAGGAAATCACAAAGATGAAAACTTTTTTAGAATTGTAATTGAACTTGCAAGTACTCCAGATGATTATGAAGTAACTTACGATAATGAAAAAGTTAGTGTTATAAAACTTTACGAATAA
- a CDS encoding cation:proton antiporter, with protein MSEEILIIISISLIIFLSPLVSRVLKLPTITVEIILGAIAAYFAFIVEHSILELVAELGFLYLMFLAGLEVDLKKLINISGDLLRRSIFYNVILFSLATAITFYFELGKIFIVVLPLISIGLLAALKKEYGDVEWIKLSITVGLIGEIVSIFALTTVSAALEFGLNFEFYKTMALFIFFLIFMLFVYKLFHNAIWWYPEIKAVLMPEKDNQEQDIRVSMAIFFLMITVMMYLHLEVAFGAFIAGTFITTFFEEHNKQLPHKLEHFGFGWLVPIFFIYVGSSFEIESLLHDGLVKHAILIALAMILIRIVASTLFIKTIGWNRFYMIGLSHSMPLTLLIAVATLAYHNHSITQYYYYAFILASIIEVLFVMIAIRLLSHFVKLDNNLK; from the coding sequence ATGAGTGAAGAAATACTGATTATTATCTCAATATCATTAATTATTTTTCTTTCTCCACTTGTCTCTCGTGTATTAAAACTTCCTACTATTACTGTTGAGATAATTTTAGGTGCTATTGCTGCATATTTTGCATTTATAGTTGAACATTCTATCTTAGAACTTGTTGCAGAGCTAGGTTTTTTATATTTGATGTTTTTAGCAGGTTTAGAAGTAGATTTAAAAAAATTGATTAATATTTCAGGCGATTTACTTAGAAGATCAATTTTTTATAATGTGATTCTTTTCTCTTTAGCTACGGCAATAACTTTTTATTTTGAACTTGGAAAAATATTTATTGTTGTTTTACCTTTGATTTCAATAGGATTATTGGCTGCACTAAAAAAAGAGTATGGGGATGTTGAATGGATTAAACTCTCTATTACAGTAGGTCTTATAGGTGAAATAGTATCGATTTTTGCATTAACAACTGTTTCAGCAGCTTTAGAATTTGGTTTAAATTTTGAATTTTATAAAACTATGGCTTTATTCATTTTCTTTTTAATATTTATGCTTTTTGTATATAAATTGTTTCATAATGCAATTTGGTGGTATCCTGAGATTAAAGCTGTATTAATGCCAGAAAAAGACAATCAAGAACAAGATATTAGAGTTTCTATGGCTATATTCTTTTTAATGATTACAGTTATGATGTATCTACATTTAGAGGTTGCTTTTGGAGCATTTATTGCAGGAACTTTTATTACTACATTTTTCGAAGAACATAATAAACAATTACCTCATAAGTTAGAACACTTTGGTTTTGGTTGGTTAGTACCAATATTTTTTATTTATGTTGGTTCTTCCTTTGAGATTGAGTCTTTATTACATGATGGTTTAGTAAAACATGCTATTTTAATTGCTCTTGCAATGATTCTTATAAGAATAGTAGCTTCAACACTATTTATTAAAACAATTGGTTGGAATAGATTTTATATGATAGGTCTTTCTCATTCTATGCCATTGACTCTATTAATTGCCGTAGCAACTTTAGCATATCATAATCATTCAATTACACAATACTATTATTATGCGTTTATTTTAGCTTCAATTATTGAGGTTTTATTTGTAATGATAGCGATAAGATTATTATCTCACTTTGTTAAGCTTGATAATAATCTAAAATAG
- a CDS encoding biotin synthase, producing the protein MSVNDKNKDIFLCAICNIESGTCNEDCKFCTQSVKYKADIQRYKQKEIEQIVEEAKRARENNANGFCLVTAGKGLTDKRLKFVCEAARAVKKENLGLILIACNGTASVEQLQTLKEAGVDAYNHNLETAQDFYSEIVTTHTWEERYQTCKNVKEVGLRLVCGGIFGLGETQEQRVSMLESIASLEPMNVPLNFFIHNPALPIKASTISREEAFDLIKLARKMVPNAMKIMVAGGRELMFGEEQYKIFENGANAFVIGDYLTTAGKSAKEDMDELEKLGFKITRERN; encoded by the coding sequence ATGAGCGTAAATGATAAAAATAAAGATATTTTTTTATGTGCTATTTGTAATATAGAAAGTGGTACATGTAATGAAGACTGTAAATTTTGTACACAAAGTGTAAAGTATAAAGCAGATATTCAAAGATATAAACAAAAAGAGATAGAACAAATTGTTGAAGAAGCAAAAAGAGCAAGAGAAAACAATGCAAATGGATTTTGTCTTGTAACAGCAGGTAAAGGTCTTACTGACAAAAGATTAAAATTTGTTTGTGAAGCAGCACGTGCAGTTAAAAAAGAGAATCTGGGTTTAATTTTAATTGCCTGTAATGGTACAGCAAGTGTTGAGCAACTTCAAACATTAAAAGAAGCTGGAGTTGATGCATATAATCATAACTTAGAGACAGCACAAGATTTTTATTCAGAGATTGTTACAACTCATACATGGGAAGAGCGATATCAAACATGTAAAAATGTAAAAGAGGTTGGATTAAGATTAGTATGTGGGGGAATCTTTGGTTTAGGTGAAACTCAAGAACAAAGAGTTTCGATGCTTGAATCTATTGCCTCTTTAGAACCTATGAATGTACCTTTAAACTTTTTTATTCATAATCCAGCTTTACCTATTAAAGCTAGTACAATTAGTAGAGAAGAGGCTTTTGACTTAATTAAATTAGCTAGAAAAATGGTTCCAAATGCAATGAAAATAATGGTTGCAGGTGGAAGAGAACTTATGTTTGGTGAAGAACAATATAAAATCTTTGAAAATGGAGCAAATGCTTTTGTTATTGGTGATTATTTAACAACAGCTGGTAAATCTGCTAAAGAAGATATGGATGAACTTGAAAAATTAGGTTTTAAAATAACAAGAGAAAGAAACTAA
- a CDS encoding YfcE family phosphodiesterase, with protein MKVGILSDSHYKSDYTKEVINLLKENQAEYLIHAGDLCKEENLKHLEESGLTYVCVFGNNDFSLIELSSKYNIKQEPYYFKIKDTSFKLMHLPFYLTGDTDIVIYGHTHIFETDYKNGTLFLNPGEVCAREKPLVECILLDINENEYIIHYYSKDINENKFLKEEIKYERK; from the coding sequence ATGAAAGTAGGAATTTTATCAGATAGTCACTATAAAAGTGACTATACTAAAGAGGTTATAAACCTTTTAAAAGAAAACCAAGCAGAATACTTAATTCATGCTGGTGATTTATGTAAAGAAGAGAACTTAAAACATTTAGAAGAATCAGGATTAACTTATGTTTGTGTATTTGGGAATAATGATTTTTCTTTGATTGAGTTATCTTCTAAATACAATATCAAGCAAGAACCTTATTATTTTAAGATTAAAGATACTAGTTTCAAACTTATGCATTTGCCTTTTTATTTAACAGGTGATACAGATATAGTAATTTATGGACATACACATATTTTTGAAACTGATTATAAAAATGGAACACTATTTTTAAACCCAGGAGAAGTGTGTGCTAGAGAGAAACCTTTAGTTGAGTGTATCTTGTTAGATATTAATGAAAATGAGTATATAATCCACTATTACTCAAAAGATATAAATGAAAATAAATTTTTAAAAGAAGAGATTAAATATGAGCGTAAATGA
- the topA gene encoding type I DNA topoisomerase, which produces MKNLVIVESPAKAKTISKFLGKDYKVMASMGHVRDLPKSKLGFDPENNFEPKYLISTDKKKVISDLKKEITKDTTIYLAADEDREGEAIAWHLIPALKIEKNPIKRIVFHEITKGAILEAINNPREVDQHLVDAQQARRILDRAVGYELSPLLWKKVRYGLSAGRVQSVAVKIIVDRENEIREFVPEEFWKIKADFINPELKSELAKIDGKAKKVKNEQEAKEIETSINQGKFELFDIEEKESNRNPAAPFTTSTLQQEASRKLGLSVRQTMVIAQQLYEGNVGNIPNHTGGLITYMRTDSLNLSKVATSAAKEVIENEYGKEYALAKPRVYRSKAKGAQEAHEAIRPVNMALKPSDIKSYVEPAQFKLYSLIWKRTLATQMAPAKIANTTYKISAGKDKEYEFQSKGQRIIFPGFMKAYTEGSDNPEAVLDSSEKILPTIKVGTVLDLEKLDLEQNFTKPPARYTEASLVKKLESEGIGRPSTYAPTISTIQQREYVTKTEDKKLAPTPTGEIVNSFLVDHFPHIVDLGFTAKVEEDFDEIAEGKIAWQQVMQHFYGDFKKTINEKEESVNKEDYLQIREIGTDPKSGKPISARVGRFGPFVQIGTKDDEEKPQFVAIPDHLNMDTITLDEALFLFTLPRVVGQTQEGEDIKANIGRFGPYLQVKTKFYSLKQDDPYTIELPRALEVIKEIDEAKAKALIKEFPEEKIQVLIGQYGPYIKQGRKNFKIPKSVEAEDLTLEQTLEIIAKDPKSKTAAKKTAAKKTTTKRTTRKKSAVKTTTKK; this is translated from the coding sequence GTGAAAAATTTAGTAATAGTGGAGTCACCAGCAAAAGCAAAAACAATTTCAAAGTTTTTAGGAAAAGACTATAAAGTTATGGCCTCAATGGGACATGTAAGAGACTTACCTAAATCAAAGTTAGGGTTTGATCCTGAAAATAATTTTGAACCAAAATATCTTATCTCAACAGATAAGAAAAAAGTTATAAGTGATTTAAAAAAAGAGATTACTAAAGATACTACAATCTACCTAGCGGCCGATGAGGACCGAGAGGGAGAAGCTATTGCTTGGCATCTTATCCCTGCGCTTAAAATTGAAAAAAACCCTATAAAAAGAATTGTTTTCCACGAAATCACTAAAGGTGCAATTTTAGAGGCTATTAATAACCCAAGAGAAGTTGATCAACACTTAGTTGATGCTCAACAAGCAAGAAGAATTCTTGACAGAGCAGTTGGTTATGAGCTTTCACCTTTATTATGGAAAAAGGTTAGATATGGACTTAGTGCTGGAAGAGTTCAATCTGTTGCTGTTAAAATAATTGTTGATAGAGAAAATGAGATTAGGGAATTCGTTCCTGAAGAGTTTTGGAAAATCAAAGCTGATTTTATAAATCCTGAGTTGAAATCTGAATTAGCAAAAATTGATGGAAAAGCAAAAAAAGTAAAAAATGAGCAAGAAGCAAAAGAGATTGAAACTTCTATAAATCAAGGTAAATTTGAACTTTTTGATATTGAAGAAAAAGAGAGCAACAGAAACCCAGCAGCACCTTTTACAACATCTACATTACAACAAGAAGCAAGTAGAAAACTTGGATTATCTGTTAGACAAACTATGGTTATAGCTCAACAACTTTATGAAGGAAATGTTGGGAATATACCAAACCATACAGGTGGTTTGATAACTTATATGAGAACAGATTCCTTAAATCTTTCAAAAGTTGCTACAAGTGCCGCAAAAGAAGTTATTGAAAATGAATATGGGAAAGAGTATGCTTTAGCTAAACCTAGAGTTTATCGTTCTAAAGCAAAAGGAGCACAAGAAGCTCACGAAGCAATTCGTCCAGTAAATATGGCACTTAAACCAAGTGATATTAAATCTTATGTTGAACCAGCTCAATTTAAACTTTATAGTCTTATTTGGAAAAGAACACTAGCAACTCAAATGGCACCTGCAAAAATAGCTAATACTACATATAAAATAAGTGCAGGAAAAGATAAAGAGTATGAGTTTCAATCAAAGGGTCAAAGAATAATTTTCCCAGGATTCATGAAAGCTTATACTGAAGGTAGTGATAATCCAGAAGCAGTTTTAGATAGTAGTGAAAAGATTTTGCCAACTATTAAAGTAGGAACAGTTTTAGATTTAGAAAAATTAGATTTAGAACAAAACTTTACAAAGCCACCTGCAAGATATACAGAAGCTAGTTTAGTTAAAAAATTGGAGAGTGAAGGGATAGGAAGACCATCTACTTATGCTCCAACTATTTCAACTATTCAACAAAGAGAATATGTAACAAAAACTGAAGATAAAAAATTAGCTCCAACTCCAACAGGAGAGATTGTAAATAGCTTTTTAGTTGATCATTTCCCACATATTGTAGATTTAGGTTTTACAGCAAAAGTTGAAGAAGACTTTGATGAGATTGCAGAGGGGAAAATTGCTTGGCAACAAGTTATGCAACATTTTTATGGGGATTTCAAAAAAACTATTAATGAAAAAGAAGAGAGTGTAAATAAAGAGGACTATCTTCAAATAAGAGAGATAGGAACAGATCCTAAGTCTGGGAAACCAATTAGTGCAAGAGTTGGAAGATTTGGTCCCTTTGTTCAAATAGGTACAAAAGATGATGAGGAAAAACCACAGTTTGTTGCGATTCCTGACCATCTAAATATGGATACTATTACACTTGATGAAGCATTGTTTTTATTTACCCTGCCAAGAGTTGTGGGACAAACGCAAGAGGGTGAAGATATAAAAGCAAATATTGGAAGATTTGGTCCATATTTACAAGTTAAAACAAAGTTTTATTCTTTAAAACAAGATGATCCTTATACAATTGAACTTCCAAGGGCTTTAGAAGTGATAAAAGAGATTGATGAAGCAAAAGCAAAAGCTTTAATAAAAGAGTTCCCTGAAGAAAAAATCCAAGTTTTAATAGGTCAATATGGACCATATATAAAACAAGGAAGAAAAAACTTCAAAATACCAAAAAGTGTTGAAGCTGAAGATTTAACTTTAGAGCAGACTTTAGAGATAATTGCGAAAGATCCAAAGTCTAAAACAGCAGCAAAAAAAACAGCAGCTAAGAAAACAACAACAAAAAGAACGACAAGAAAAAAGTCAGCAGTAAAAACAACTACAAAGAAATAG
- a CDS encoding UDP-N-acetylmuramate dehydrogenase — protein MSFKQIDFSRYSSIKIGPKVEVKVIEEIGDYSEYQIIGRANNLLISNNPPKFAILGEAFDYIKQEDDKLYVGCATSSGKLLTYARKNNIANLEFIAKLPGNLGGLVKMNAGLKTWEIFNYINKIKTKDGYVKKEDINYSYRDTKLDTIVYEVVFNIEYGFCKDKLKEFNKMRDNQPQVPSAGSCFKNPKGNFAGRLIQEVGLKGFRKGDMAFSNVHSNFLVNLGNGKYEDAIYLINEAKKRVKKSFNIDLEEEIIIF, from the coding sequence GTGAGTTTTAAGCAAATAGATTTTTCAAGATACTCTTCAATAAAAATTGGACCAAAGGTTGAGGTTAAAGTGATTGAAGAGATAGGTGATTATAGTGAGTACCAAATAATAGGTCGTGCAAATAATCTTTTAATATCTAATAATCCTCCAAAGTTTGCAATTTTAGGTGAAGCCTTTGATTATATCAAACAAGAAGATGATAAACTATATGTTGGATGTGCTACAAGTTCAGGGAAACTTCTAACTTATGCAAGAAAGAATAATATTGCAAATTTAGAGTTTATAGCAAAACTTCCAGGAAATCTTGGTGGACTTGTAAAAATGAATGCGGGATTAAAAACTTGGGAAATCTTTAATTATATAAATAAAATAAAAACTAAAGATGGATATGTAAAAAAAGAGGATATAAATTATTCATATAGAGATACAAAACTTGATACAATAGTTTATGAAGTTGTATTTAATATAGAGTATGGTTTTTGCAAAGATAAGTTAAAAGAGTTTAATAAAATGAGAGATAATCAACCACAAGTTCCTAGTGCAGGGAGTTGCTTTAAAAATCCTAAAGGGAATTTTGCTGGAAGATTGATTCAAGAGGTTGGTTTAAAAGGTTTTAGAAAAGGTGATATGGCATTTAGTAATGTACATTCTAATTTCTTAGTGAATTTGGGAAATGGGAAATATGAAGATGCTATTTATCTTATAAATGAAGCAAAAAAAAGAGTAAAAAAAAGTTTTAATATAGATTTAGAGGAAGAGATTATAATTTTTTAG
- a CDS encoding MqnA/MqnD/SBP family protein: MLKTISVAHSPDADDIFMYYAIKFGWVTPKDAVFENIADDIETLNQATLKGEYDICAISFALYPFVKEDYALLKTAVSFGEGYGPKLIKKKDKKLKRNFKVALSGEFTTNALLFRIAYPEARITYMNFLDIEKAVLDGEIDAGVLIHESILTYDEELEVEREIWDIWVELSGGDLPLPLGGMCIRRSLPLHSAIDYENTLIKAVDVANKNRKVLAPMLLEKGLIRVDANTLDNYLDLYANDNSVMLSEVQYKALDKLYELGYQNGFYESLVKAQDFLIPSEYEELRAK, encoded by the coding sequence ATTTTGAAGACTATTAGTGTTGCACACTCTCCTGATGCTGATGATATCTTTATGTATTATGCAATTAAGTTTGGATGGGTTACACCAAAAGATGCAGTATTTGAAAATATTGCAGATGATATTGAAACTTTGAACCAAGCTACATTAAAAGGTGAGTATGATATTTGTGCTATCTCATTTGCACTTTATCCTTTTGTAAAAGAAGATTACGCTTTATTGAAAACTGCAGTCTCTTTTGGAGAGGGATATGGTCCAAAACTTATTAAGAAAAAAGATAAGAAATTAAAAAGAAATTTTAAAGTAGCTCTTAGTGGTGAGTTTACAACAAATGCTTTATTGTTTAGAATAGCTTATCCAGAAGCTAGAATTACTTACATGAATTTTCTTGATATTGAAAAAGCTGTATTAGATGGTGAAATTGATGCAGGTGTATTAATCCATGAATCTATTTTAACTTATGATGAAGAGTTAGAAGTAGAACGTGAGATTTGGGATATTTGGGTTGAACTTAGTGGAGGAGATTTACCTCTTCCTTTAGGTGGAATGTGTATTAGAAGATCTCTTCCTTTACATAGTGCTATTGATTATGAAAATACTTTAATAAAAGCAGTTGATGTAGCAAATAAAAATAGAAAAGTATTAGCTCCTATGCTTTTAGAAAAAGGTCTAATAAGAGTAGATGCCAATACACTAGATAACTATTTAGACCTTTATGCTAATGATAATTCTGTAATGCTTAGTGAAGTTCAATATAAGGCTTTAGATAAATTATATGAATTGGGTTATCAAAATGGTTTTTATGAAAGCCTTGTAAAAGCACAAGATTTTTTAATCCCTAGTGAATATGAGGAATTAAGAGCAAAGTGA
- a CDS encoding NAD(P)H-dependent oxidoreductase, with protein sequence MNITFIDCSEQYHSEINTIINYLDQYFNSINIDTNILTINQYKIAKCTQCRCCTQKKGENPIKCVIKDEMSDLIDKIEKSDAYVILADRNSLFERNKIHEKFSERLVAYYYWPYGQVEAKPRRGYFSKNSILINLNTTKYFMNHSFYTSKLYMEHTSASIGARVIDWVALTPKENLLENYESRLKQMAYRLIASINQKAS encoded by the coding sequence ATGAATATTACATTTATAGATTGTTCAGAACAGTACCATAGTGAGATAAATACAATAATTAATTATTTAGATCAATACTTTAATTCAATTAATATAGATACTAATATACTAACTATAAATCAATATAAAATTGCAAAATGTACTCAATGTAGATGCTGTACTCAAAAAAAGGGTGAAAACCCAATTAAATGTGTCATAAAAGATGAGATGAGTGATTTGATTGATAAGATAGAAAAATCTGATGCTTATGTTATCTTAGCAGATAGAAACTCCTTATTTGAAAGAAATAAAATACATGAGAAGTTTTCCGAAAGGTTAGTTGCATACTACTATTGGCCTTATGGTCAAGTTGAAGCTAAACCAAGAAGAGGATATTTTTCTAAAAACTCTATTCTTATAAATCTTAACACTACAAAATATTTTATGAATCATAGTTTTTATACTTCAAAACTATATATGGAACACACCTCAGCATCTATTGGGGCAAGAGTTATTGATTGGGTTGCATTAACACCAAAAGAGAATTTGTTAGAAAATTATGAGTCAAGATTAAAACAGATGGCTTATAGACTTATAGCCTCAATTAATCAAAAAGCTTCTTAA